A genomic stretch from Leptolyngbyaceae cyanobacterium includes:
- a CDS encoding response regulator: MSTVLLVEDSATQREMISDFLKERGLKVTIARDGIEALEKVAANRPDLVLLDIVMPRMNGFEFCRRLKSNPKTNQIPVVMCSSKSEQFDRYWGMKQGADAYIAKPFHPSELVNTLKNLLRK, translated from the coding sequence ATGAGTACAGTTCTACTGGTGGAGGATAGTGCCACCCAAAGGGAGATGATCTCGGATTTTCTCAAGGAAAGGGGATTAAAAGTCACCATCGCAAGAGATGGCATTGAAGCGCTGGAAAAAGTAGCAGCTAATCGACCAGACTTGGTATTACTGGATATCGTCATGCCTCGCATGAACGGCTTTGAGTTTTGCCGTCGTTTGAAATCCAATCCGAAAACCAATCAAATTCCCGTGGTCATGTGTTCTTCTAAAAGCGAACAGTTCGATCGTTATTGGGGAATGAAACAAGGTGCAGATGCTTACATTGCTAAACCTTTTCACCCTTCGGAATTGGTTAACACTCTCAAGAATCTGCTACGGAAGTAA
- a CDS encoding NAD(P)H-quinone oxidoreductase subunit 4: MISSQFPWLSTIILLPLVASLVIPVLPDKEGKTVRWYALGVGLTDFALILYTFWHHYDLQTATFQLTESYPWVPQLGLNWALAVDGLSMPLIVLTGLVTTLAIFASWKVTHKPRLFYFLMLAMYSAQIGVFAAKDLLLFFLMWELELVPVYLLISIWGGQKRRYAATKFILYTALASIFILIAALGLAFYGDTVTFDLAELANKRYPLVLELLAYAGFLIAFGVKLPIFPLHTWLPDAHGEASAPVSMILAGVLLKMGGYALIRMNIEMLPHAHVYFAPILVILGVVNIVYGALTAFAQGNLKRRLACSSISHMGFVLIGIASFTELGINGAVLQMISHGLIAAALFYLSGVTYDRTHTLVMDKMGGIGKLMPKTFALFTAGAMASLALPGMSGFVGELTVFLGVTTSDAYSSSFKVVVVLLSSVGLILTPVYLLSMLREVFYGKQNAELQIDSWMDAKPREIFITASLLLPIIAIGFYPKLVTQTYDVKTVAVAAQVRNALPVVAQQRDVLYSGNFVAPQIPATSANLLGAIEEVRG; this comes from the coding sequence ATGATTAGCTCCCAATTTCCTTGGTTAAGCACTATAATTCTGTTGCCCCTAGTGGCCTCCCTGGTCATCCCCGTTCTACCCGATAAAGAAGGTAAAACCGTTCGCTGGTACGCACTCGGCGTAGGGTTAACAGACTTCGCCCTAATTCTTTACACTTTTTGGCATCACTACGATTTACAAACCGCAACATTCCAACTGACGGAAAGTTACCCTTGGGTGCCTCAGCTTGGCTTGAACTGGGCATTAGCGGTTGATGGCTTATCCATGCCACTGATCGTATTAACAGGCTTAGTAACCACCCTGGCTATTTTCGCCAGTTGGAAAGTTACCCATAAGCCGCGTTTGTTTTACTTCCTGATGCTGGCAATGTACAGCGCCCAAATTGGCGTATTTGCTGCTAAGGATTTGCTTTTGTTCTTCCTGATGTGGGAACTGGAACTAGTTCCCGTATACTTGCTAATCTCCATTTGGGGAGGACAGAAACGCCGCTATGCCGCTACTAAATTTATTCTTTACACAGCCCTAGCCTCTATCTTCATTTTGATCGCCGCGCTAGGATTGGCTTTCTATGGTGATACAGTTACTTTCGATTTGGCGGAGTTAGCTAACAAGCGCTACCCCCTAGTATTAGAACTATTAGCTTATGCAGGATTCTTAATCGCTTTCGGTGTCAAACTACCGATTTTCCCGTTACACACTTGGTTACCCGACGCACATGGAGAAGCTTCCGCGCCCGTATCGATGATTCTGGCAGGGGTATTGCTGAAAATGGGTGGTTATGCGCTGATTAGGATGAATATTGAGATGTTGCCTCACGCCCACGTTTACTTTGCACCAATATTGGTGATTTTGGGCGTAGTCAACATTGTTTACGGTGCATTAACTGCTTTTGCTCAAGGTAATTTGAAACGGCGGCTGGCTTGTTCTTCGATTTCCCACATGGGATTCGTGTTAATTGGGATTGCTTCGTTTACCGAGTTGGGTATTAACGGCGCAGTTCTGCAAATGATTTCTCACGGGTTAATTGCAGCTGCTTTGTTCTACTTGTCTGGGGTAACATACGATCGCACTCACACCCTAGTCATGGACAAAATGGGTGGCATCGGCAAATTAATGCCCAAGACTTTCGCTTTATTCACGGCTGGCGCGATGGCTTCCTTAGCATTGCCGGGAATGAGTGGATTTGTGGGTGAATTAACGGTATTTCTGGGCGTAACTACCAGCGATGCTTACAGTTCTAGCTTTAAAGTCGTGGTAGTGCTGCTTTCTAGCGTGGGATTAATCCTCACTCCCGTTTACTTGCTCTCCATGTTGCGGGAAGTGTTCTACGGCAAGCAAAATGCCGAGTTGCAAATCGACTCTTGGATGGATGCGAAACCGCGCGAAATTTTCATCACTGCTTCTTTGCTACTTCCGATTATTGCGATCGGCTTTTATCCTAAACTAGTTACCCAAACCTACGATGTAAAAACCGTAGCCGTAGCAGCACAAGTTCGCAACGCTTTACCCGTGGTAGCGCAACAACGAGATGTTCTCTACTCCGGTAACTTCGTCGCACCCCAAATTCCTGCTACTTCTGCTAATTTGTTAGGTGCGATCGAAGAAGTTAGGGGCTAG